A single genomic interval of Rhea pennata isolate bPtePen1 chromosome 5, bPtePen1.pri, whole genome shotgun sequence harbors:
- the PHLDA2 gene encoding pleckstrin homology-like domain family A member 2, with protein MKMPAEVIREGELEKRSDSLFQLWKKKLVVLTKDSLSLFPDGHKRAKGKELGFGSILKVDCVERTGKYIYFTIVTKDRKEIDFRCPDQSCWNASITMALIDFQNKRAIQDFKSRQEMEQAAGTQERRLARAP; from the coding sequence ATGAAGATGCCAGCCGAGGTGATCCGCGAGGGCGAGCTGGAGAAGCGCAGCGACAGCCTCTTCCAGCTGTGGAAGAAGAAGCTGGTGGTGCTGACCAAGGACAGTCTGAGCCTCTTCCCCGACGGGCACAAGCGGGCCAAGGGCAAGGAGCTGGGCTTCGGCTCCATCCTCAAGGTGGACTGCGTGGAGCGCACGGGCAAGTACATCTACTTCACCATCGTCACCAAGGACCGCAAGGAGATTGACTTTCGGTGCCCGGACCAGAGCTGCTGGAACGCCTCCATCACCATGGCCCTCATCGACTTCCAGAACAAGCGGGCCATCCAGGACTTCAAGAGCCGCCAGGAGATGGAGCAGGCGGCGGGCACCCAGGAGCGGCGGCTGGCCCGGGCGCCCTGa